A single window of Bacteroidota bacterium DNA harbors:
- a CDS encoding T9SS type A sorting domain-containing protein: MKKIYSLFLLLSVAFVTKAASYTVTISGFSYSPATLTVNIGDVVTIQASGGHPLAEVDQTTWNANGTATLSTGFGVKTANHTFTVTSNNTMYYVCTAHVTMGMKGQIVVNSVGVNEQKITFNNVSVFPNPAANKVQITFSSIGNNLMNAVLFDITGRKIENIQSNFEAVNGTNVITYHIPHYLNSGNYFIEISAGNQKTSRKLIIVE, translated from the coding sequence ATGAAAAAAATCTACTCTCTGTTTTTATTGCTCTCCGTTGCCTTTGTAACAAAAGCAGCTTCTTACACAGTGACTATCTCGGGCTTCTCTTATTCACCGGCAACATTAACCGTAAATATTGGTGATGTTGTTACAATACAAGCTTCCGGCGGTCACCCTTTAGCGGAAGTTGATCAAACCACCTGGAATGCAAATGGTACTGCCACTCTATCTACCGGTTTTGGCGTTAAAACTGCCAATCATACCTTCACGGTTACTTCTAACAACACCATGTATTATGTGTGTACTGCTCACGTTACTATGGGAATGAAAGGTCAAATTGTTGTAAACAGTGTTGGTGTTAATGAACAAAAAATTACTTTTAATAACGTTAGTGTGTTTCCTAATCCCGCTGCAAACAAAGTGCAAATTACTTTCAGTTCAATTGGAAACAATTTAATGAATGCAGTTTTGTTTGATATTACAGGAAGAAAAATCGAAAACATTCAATCGAATTTTGAAGCTGTTAACGGAACCAATGTTATTACTTACCATATTCCTCACTATTTAAATTCGGGTAACTACTTTATTGAAATCTCAGCCGGAAATCAAAAAACCAGCAGAAAACTAATTATTGTAGAATAA
- a CDS encoding PUR family DNA/RNA-binding protein: MSEEIEKNENGDLFSKSVRAGKRTYFFDVKSTRGNDYYLTITESKKRFGEDGKFFYEKHKIFLYKEDFEKFLEGLNEAVSHIKENAPAISSNNDKDINFEDLGN, encoded by the coding sequence ATGTCGGAAGAAATAGAAAAAAATGAAAATGGAGATTTGTTTTCAAAATCAGTAAGAGCAGGAAAGCGTACTTATTTTTTTGATGTAAAATCAACACGCGGTAATGATTACTATTTAACCATTACTGAAAGCAAAAAGAGATTTGGTGAAGACGGAAAGTTCTTTTATGAAAAACACAAAATTTTCTTGTATAAAGAAGATTTTGAAAAATTCCTGGAAGGCTTAAATGAAGCAGTCAGCCACATTAAAGAAAATGCTCCTGCCATTTCTTCCAATAATGATAAAGATATCAATTTTGAAGATTTAGGTAATTAA